The genomic segment CCAACAAATCTACAAATACCGGTCAAAGCTCTCGGGTCCCCTGCTAGACCGCATCGACCTGCACATCGAGGTGCCGCGAGTGCCAGTTCAACTTCTTCACAACAGAAAAGCAGAGGAGTCCTCGAAAGACATTCAACAACGAGTAGAACAAGCGAGGGCTGTTCAATGCGCAAGATACCACTACCGACCGGGATGTCCTTTTAACAGCGTGATGAATGGCGAAGAACTGCGACAATTTGCTCAGCTGGATAAGGAAGGACAAGAGATGCTGCAGCTTGCCTTCGAGACATTAGGTTTGAGTGCAAGAGCCTACGATAGAATTGTGAAAGTGGCGAGAACGATTGCAGATTTAGATGGCGCTTCCCGTGTAGATGCTGCACATGTAGCAGAAGCGATTCGCTACAGAGCCTTGGATCGAGGGCTACTTTTTTAAGAGTGCTAGATATACAAAAAAACCGATAAGTTTAAACGTCTCAGTGCCAATACCTCAAAGGTATGAACATTTAACATCCTTGCTAGTGTAGAAAGAAAGAACATAGATGCGATGAGGAAGAACCAATTATTTTCATTTTTTATGCCCTATAGATGTAAATGTTAACCTCATTCAGACTCACTAGTTTCATCAAACAATGGCTTATCCTTAGCAGTAAATTCTAATCGTAAATGAATACGGTACAAGATTTCAATTCCTTCAGCAAATCCAAGCAAGAATATAGAAGGAATGACGGAATAAAACACACTGGTTAGAAAATGGAGAAAATTATCATTAAGATCGTCGAACCAAATAAATAACCCAACGATAAAACCAACTATACTAATAACAAACGCGAGAATCCGAATCCAACGAGCGTATTTATTTGTATAGCGTTTGAACAATACTCTCAGCTCCAAAGTATCCAATTTTGTGGAAAGTAGAAATCCTCATCATTTTGATTACGAAAACAGAATAGCGCGTAGTTATCACTCACATCATTACATTTAGTCTCAAGTCAGTGGCATCCACTTTTTATCTTTTTCGTCATCGTATGTAGGCTTTCTAACAAATGGTCTGCCGTGATCGTCGCAGGCTCCAAAACGAATAAAGTTTCCCTGTGCCTTTCGTAGGGATACTTTGTTTGCGCCCCTATCTGAATCTGGTTCCATAAATTGAAAGGGATCATCCTCCCAGAAACAAATTGGACAGATATCGAATTCTCCGTCATGACAGAGCGTTTTATAACCGCAACATGGACAAGTGAATTTTGCATTCATTTGATTTTGCTCACTTCCTAAATCCAAGAGATAATTCTCCCAACAGTGAATAAACTATCTTGCCATAATGAGCAATCCATAAGAAAAAAAGATCCATACAATCAGCAACGATCCAAAGACTGCATTTCGCCTATAATCCTTATTGTTGACAATTTTC from the Brevibacillus brevis genome contains:
- a CDS encoding CPCC family cysteine-rich protein; this encodes MNAKFTCPCCGYKTLCHDGEFDICPICFWEDDPFQFMEPDSDRGANKVSLRKAQGNFIRFGACDDHGRPFVRKPTYDDEKDKKWMPLT